Proteins from one Triticum aestivum cultivar Chinese Spring chromosome 7A, IWGSC CS RefSeq v2.1, whole genome shotgun sequence genomic window:
- the LOC123149826 gene encoding PHD finger protein ALFIN-LIKE 3-like: MDASLDGSSSNPTPSRRRLTVPVHGRPSPTPLPAHPGEWRSRPAVSWTVENIYEDFSGRRSALVQALTTGKEPMCLYRYPDGSWELTLPEELVPPGLPVPTRGINRRRGYMNRSDYLTLVTYHSDSWLMGVTVFLSTCHAANQRIRLFDMVNEMRTVHDEFYLSYGLPWLSTFVRYNANRESSAPTQENVSNPDVDSITPAEENVPPSQDSMQVFSAPNKDSRKPAEDKQKDNEVTDFCGSCNAPYHANAFWIGCDECDQWFHGKCVNVTASEAEHIKEYKCPDCIREVIGE, from the exons ATGGACGCATCTCTCGACGGCTCCTCCTCCAACCCCACTCCCTCCAGGCGTCGTCTCACCGTTCCCGTTCATGGGCGGCCTTCACCAACCCCGCTGCCGGCACACCCTGGTGAATGGCGGTCCCGCCCGGCCGTCTCATGGACCGTGGAGAACATCTATGAGGACTTCTCTGGCCGCCGCAGCGCGCTTGTCCAAGCCCTCACCACAG GTAAAGAGCCAATGTGCTTGTACAGGTACCCGGACGGTAGTTGGGAGTTGACGCTGCCGGAGGAGCTGGTGCCGCCAGGCCTGCCGGTGCCGACACGAGGCATCAACCGCCGGCGAGGTTATATGAACCGTTCTGACTACCTGACACTCGTCACCTACCACTCCGACTCGTGGCTCATGGGCGTCACCGTTTTCTTGTCCACTTGTCACGCCGCCAACCAAAG GATACGTTTATTTGATATGGTAAACGAGATGCGAACAGTCCATGACGAATTCTATCTCTCTTATGGTCTTCCTTGGCTATCAACATTTGTGCGTTACAATGCAAACAGGGAGTCGAGCGCACCAACTCAAGAGAATGTGTCCAATCCAGACGTAGACTCTATCACACCTGCTGAAGAGAACGTGCCACCTTCTCAAGACTCGATGCAAGTTTTTTCTGCTCCAAACAAGGACTCTAGGAAGCCTGCTGAAGACAAACAAAAGGATAATGAAGTTACCGACTTTTGCGGATCTTGTAACGCTCCGTATCATGCCAATGCCTTTTGGATTGGTTGTGACGAATGTGACCAGTGGTTCCATGGCAAATGTGTGAACGTAACTGCCTCTGAAGCAGAACATATCAAAGAATACAAGTGTCCTGACTGCATCCGCGAGGTGATCGGAGAGTAG